One window from the genome of Synechococcus sp. PROS-7-1 encodes:
- a CDS encoding helix-turn-helix transcriptional regulator, which translates to MRSKDYRQEHLEKVIRLSLHQPCRWSAPFKSATELASHLKRLGKTFEAIQLSQGRLSGRFSYANFDSITILEISSNQCLLLNGDRGPDCMSFCLESSGVADEHKTHTLPVPKYSINGFKSNLRESHFQLTANTTTYFAITSANKINTILDLHNAEALKEQFLNCNSAQITPSKHNKLKILLEEAISDSTTDHFTRQQTGNTIIKHFLDFFASTKEIDCYPFELTQRQLLVKDFIQLGFNRGSEKLNLDSISKQLYCSRRTLIQGTKDAFEMGPMELMKIIRLEQVNWMLRSEEARSKATLRNVTDIAQHFNFYSRGHFARAYQNLFEESPSQTLQENGT; encoded by the coding sequence ATGCGCAGCAAGGACTACCGCCAAGAGCATCTCGAGAAAGTCATAAGACTTTCTTTACATCAACCTTGTCGCTGGTCTGCTCCGTTCAAATCCGCTACCGAACTGGCTTCCCACCTGAAGCGCCTCGGCAAAACGTTTGAGGCCATTCAACTTAGCCAAGGGCGATTATCAGGCCGATTCAGTTACGCCAATTTCGACTCAATCACCATTCTTGAAATCAGCAGCAATCAATGCTTGCTCTTGAATGGAGATCGCGGGCCCGACTGCATGAGCTTTTGCCTAGAATCATCGGGAGTGGCCGATGAACACAAAACGCATACGCTGCCTGTACCCAAATATTCAATCAACGGATTCAAATCAAACCTCAGAGAATCACACTTTCAACTCACAGCAAACACCACAACCTATTTTGCAATCACGTCAGCCAATAAAATCAACACCATCCTGGACCTACACAACGCAGAGGCTTTAAAAGAACAATTCCTAAATTGCAACAGCGCTCAGATCACCCCGAGCAAACACAATAAGCTCAAAATTTTACTTGAGGAGGCAATCAGCGATTCAACCACTGACCATTTTACTCGACAACAAACAGGAAACACAATAATCAAGCATTTTCTAGACTTTTTTGCGAGTACGAAAGAAATCGATTGCTATCCATTTGAATTAACGCAACGCCAGTTATTGGTCAAAGACTTTATCCAACTTGGCTTCAATCGCGGAAGCGAAAAGCTAAATCTAGACTCTATCAGCAAACAACTCTATTGCTCCAGACGAACCCTCATCCAAGGCACAAAAGATGCCTTCGAAATGGGTCCAATGGAGTTGATGAAAATCATTCGTCTTGAACAGGTGAATTGGATGCTGCGTAGCGAAGAAGCGAGAAGCAAAGCCACGCTTCGCAACGTTACAGATATCGCCCAACACTTTAATTTTTACAGCAGAGGTCATTTTGCCAGGGCCTATCAAAACCTGTTCGAGGAAAGTCCTAGCCAAACATTGCAAGAGAATGGAACCTGA
- a CDS encoding DUF1254 domain-containing protein has protein sequence MKRFTRLQLVLASALLVAGSGVVLKANSLIPKGYNTPIPGDVLTPDSVQTRIGTFNYFDGFPDDETMRKARRQVDLGRGVQTFLNFIPAASLEMLYVGHRDGYGLKPNRDIGLFEELMSSTSLWLTGNTDTVYASAFLDLSEGPVVVEVPPGTGPGTVNDAFFRFVVDMGGPGPDKGKGGKYLILGPGQEAPASTEGYFVARTPSKINWLILRGFLDQQGKPDTAKAAFMNGLKVYPFAERNNPPANTFTNLTGSDVNTIHANDFKFYEELNDVIQREPSEVFSPELLGMASAIGIQKGKPFKPSKEQKALLTEAVAIGNATARSILFAPQDPKAYIYPGKAGYWQTGFPGGNHDYVVNGGKGGRDMDGRTLFFYLATVNTPAMVLELPGVGSQYAFSSRDSSGAYLDGSKTYKLNIPANPPAKRFWSFVVYDPQTRSMLQSKEMPYPSKNNKRNPEMAKNADGSIDLYFGPEAPAGKEANWVKTVPGKGWFGIFRLYGPGQEWFDRSWKLGAIEKT, from the coding sequence ATGAAACGCTTCACCCGCCTTCAGCTTGTTCTCGCTTCCGCTCTGCTCGTAGCCGGAAGTGGGGTTGTTCTCAAAGCCAACAGCCTCATTCCCAAGGGCTACAACACGCCAATCCCTGGGGATGTGTTGACGCCGGATTCGGTTCAAACCCGAATCGGCACATTCAATTATTTCGATGGTTTCCCCGATGATGAAACCATGCGCAAGGCACGCCGTCAGGTCGACCTTGGTCGTGGTGTTCAGACATTCCTGAACTTCATTCCTGCAGCATCCCTCGAGATGCTCTATGTCGGTCACCGTGATGGCTATGGCTTGAAGCCGAATCGAGACATCGGGTTGTTCGAAGAGCTGATGAGCTCCACATCCCTCTGGCTCACTGGGAACACCGACACGGTGTACGCCTCAGCCTTTTTGGATCTCAGTGAAGGTCCTGTTGTGGTGGAAGTTCCCCCGGGTACAGGGCCTGGAACTGTCAATGATGCCTTCTTCCGTTTTGTTGTAGATATGGGCGGCCCTGGTCCAGATAAAGGCAAGGGCGGCAAGTATTTGATCCTTGGTCCTGGTCAGGAAGCTCCGGCTAGCACGGAGGGCTATTTCGTGGCCAGAACCCCGAGCAAGATCAACTGGCTGATCCTTCGGGGCTTCCTCGATCAGCAAGGCAAGCCCGATACAGCAAAAGCGGCATTCATGAATGGCCTCAAGGTGTATCCCTTCGCTGAAAGGAACAACCCGCCTGCCAACACGTTCACGAACCTTACCGGTTCAGACGTGAACACGATCCATGCCAATGACTTCAAGTTCTACGAAGAACTCAATGATGTGATCCAGCGTGAGCCCTCGGAGGTGTTCTCTCCTGAACTCCTGGGGATGGCTTCAGCAATCGGTATTCAAAAAGGGAAGCCGTTTAAGCCATCGAAGGAACAAAAAGCACTGCTGACTGAAGCAGTTGCCATCGGTAATGCCACGGCACGTTCGATTCTGTTTGCTCCGCAGGATCCCAAGGCCTATATCTATCCCGGTAAAGCCGGCTACTGGCAAACCGGCTTCCCAGGCGGAAACCATGACTATGTCGTCAATGGCGGCAAAGGTGGGCGTGACATGGATGGACGCACCCTGTTCTTCTATCTCGCCACAGTGAATACTCCGGCGATGGTGCTGGAACTTCCTGGTGTGGGTTCGCAGTACGCCTTCAGTTCTCGGGACAGTAGTGGTGCCTATCTGGATGGCTCCAAAACCTACAAACTCAACATCCCTGCCAATCCCCCTGCGAAGAGGTTCTGGTCGTTTGTTGTTTACGACCCGCAAACCCGCTCCATGTTGCAGAGCAAGGAGATGCCCTACCCCAGCAAAAACAACAAGCGCAATCCCGAGATGGCCAAGAATGCCGACGGCAGCATTGATCTGTATTTCGGCCCTGAAGCCCCTGCTGGGAAAGAGGCCAACTGGGTGAAGACGGTTCCAGGAAAGGGTTGGTTCGGCATCTTCCGTCTTTACGGGCCAGGTCAGGAGTGGTTTGACCGCTCCTGGAAGCTGGGAGCGATTGAAAAAACCTGA
- a CDS encoding neuromedin U — protein MAALKVLAFSPLCWLVAGALLGPSVSAQVTDQPLVADPADFDFTPLLLTEATIAQNGADQSQSGTGNEPVSVTPGESKAKEEGSLAKAAQNPIASLISLPIQWNSTPSTQWAPNVTIPSPDPSLPPYRTNFKANQTQNVVNVQPVIPFKVSEGLTLVTRTIVPFISQPWARGTSIQSLGDINPSVFFVPTLKGNFTVGVGPTMVIPSATDNRLSSKRWSAGPTGVLVYTKGPIVAGGLINNIWSFSGEAGRDVNKMLIQPFLNYNLPKGWYLTSSPIITANWNQAENKGWTVPVGAGVGRVFVLGTQPVNASLSAYYNAVKPEVAGQTLIGDWTFRAQVQFLFPTGG, from the coding sequence ATGGCGGCATTGAAGGTTTTGGCGTTCTCGCCTCTCTGCTGGCTCGTGGCAGGAGCGTTGCTGGGTCCTTCTGTCAGCGCACAGGTCACTGACCAGCCTCTCGTCGCAGATCCGGCGGATTTTGATTTCACTCCCCTGCTTCTGACCGAAGCAACCATTGCTCAGAATGGTGCGGATCAGTCTCAGTCTGGTACAGGAAATGAGCCTGTTTCTGTGACCCCTGGAGAATCGAAGGCGAAGGAAGAAGGGTCTCTCGCCAAGGCAGCGCAGAATCCAATTGCGAGCTTGATCAGTCTTCCGATTCAATGGAATTCCACGCCTTCAACCCAGTGGGCTCCAAATGTCACAATCCCATCTCCTGATCCTTCTCTTCCCCCCTATCGCACCAACTTCAAGGCGAATCAAACGCAAAATGTTGTCAATGTGCAGCCTGTCATTCCCTTCAAGGTGAGTGAGGGGTTGACGCTGGTGACACGCACGATTGTTCCCTTCATCTCTCAGCCATGGGCTCGGGGTACATCCATTCAGTCATTGGGGGATATCAATCCCTCTGTCTTCTTCGTGCCAACACTGAAGGGTAATTTCACCGTTGGCGTTGGGCCAACGATGGTGATTCCATCGGCAACTGACAATCGCCTTAGCTCGAAGCGTTGGAGTGCGGGGCCGACAGGTGTTCTTGTTTATACAAAGGGGCCAATTGTTGCCGGTGGTTTGATCAATAATATCTGGTCGTTTTCAGGAGAAGCTGGTCGCGATGTGAACAAGATGTTGATTCAACCTTTTCTGAATTACAACCTGCCGAAGGGTTGGTACCTCACCAGCTCCCCCATCATTACTGCTAACTGGAATCAAGCTGAAAACAAAGGTTGGACTGTTCCGGTCGGGGCTGGTGTTGGTCGTGTTTTCGTTTTAGGGACGCAACCTGTGAATGCATCGCTGAGTGCCTATTACAATGCAGTTAAGCCAGAGGTGGCCGGTCAAACTCTGATTGGAGATTGGACGTTCCGCGCTCAGGTTCAGTTCCTTTTCCCAACGGGAGGGTAG
- a CDS encoding outer membrane protein, translated as MPSRTQESEIGSMPMAPLVLSQSIDEESGEERDEEQNLEDAWRVYLDLYAFLVPTTYTTTEVNGNRTNSALPLSDVINTLDEALTFKAQVEYGRIGFMAGVYHGSLSDSQSASFYNETSNPLRNRLDLPSRLRKRTLRVEGDLDLEVDANQTVVDLAFRYRGGAIQKPRMEKGSSSFIGLVGARIIDANIRTNFTLNNESTLSVEGRRVNRELTRELKKSSSESYGNTWAQPLIGVFGTYAISEDWQAFAYLDAGGFGLSGEQDLSGTAQAGIAYALGNSAQISLSYKYFGLDYAGGGGNSYSVDQSGVNLGLRWLFD; from the coding sequence ATGCCCTCACGAACGCAAGAGTCGGAGATCGGCTCGATGCCCATGGCGCCATTGGTCCTGAGCCAGAGCATCGACGAGGAGAGCGGTGAAGAGCGCGATGAAGAGCAGAATCTTGAAGATGCTTGGCGGGTGTATCTCGATCTCTACGCCTTCTTGGTGCCCACCACCTACACAACCACAGAGGTGAATGGCAACAGAACGAACTCAGCGCTTCCACTGTCGGATGTCATCAACACACTGGATGAGGCACTCACCTTTAAAGCCCAGGTGGAGTACGGCCGCATCGGATTCATGGCCGGTGTGTACCACGGCAGCCTGTCAGACAGCCAATCTGCTTCCTTCTACAACGAAACCAGCAACCCCTTACGCAACCGACTGGATCTTCCGAGTCGCCTTCGAAAACGCACTCTGCGCGTCGAAGGCGATCTGGATCTGGAGGTTGATGCCAATCAAACAGTCGTCGATCTGGCCTTCCGGTACCGGGGAGGAGCGATTCAAAAACCACGAATGGAGAAAGGCAGCAGCAGTTTCATTGGCCTGGTGGGAGCCCGAATCATCGATGCCAACATTCGCACCAACTTCACGCTGAACAACGAATCAACCCTCTCCGTAGAGGGACGACGCGTCAACAGAGAGCTAACCCGTGAGCTGAAGAAATCCTCAAGTGAGAGTTACGGCAACACCTGGGCGCAACCGCTGATTGGTGTCTTTGGCACCTATGCCATCAGTGAAGACTGGCAAGCCTTTGCCTACCTCGATGCAGGCGGATTCGGTCTGAGCGGAGAGCAGGATCTGAGTGGAACCGCGCAGGCAGGCATTGCCTATGCCCTGGGGAACTCAGCTCAGATCTCCCTTTCCTACAAGTATTTCGGCCTTGATTACGCCGGAGGCGGTGGCAACTCCTACAGCGTTGATCAAAGCGGCGTGAACCTAGGCCTGCGCTGGCTATTTGATTGA
- a CDS encoding DUF1254 domain-containing protein, which produces MSVRPFVRRSSLALLASAITAGVLVTSCGKSEESKTSSTGSDCPKAAVVQEGTTVTPVTKANYAVAETEVILADYVRKIAKGTCSAGVGVLLHQRAAMDPKERTILRPNFDTLYSFAVLDLESPATVVLPETDRYQILEVIDEEHWIPLISDKPGRYELTKESVGSRYAFAFVRTQVNVQDPEDLKKAAAAQDGIKLEQAKKGEFVSKKKYDMKEILALREDYNKRREPEGVTSEMAFGKKGELTEELRNFGVAVGWGGLPKEGAVYPFPKVVDSTEPHTLTLKDVPSDPRAFWSVTVYDQKGFATGESYNINSAFAKKNENGEYVIHLGGDKSQDNYLDIYPGWNVALRVYSPTEAYFDGSWTPPQFEPAK; this is translated from the coding sequence ATGTCAGTGCGTCCTTTCGTCCGTCGCAGCTCCCTCGCGCTTTTGGCCTCAGCCATCACAGCAGGGGTGTTGGTGACCTCCTGCGGCAAGTCGGAGGAGAGCAAGACGTCTTCGACTGGCAGCGATTGTCCGAAAGCAGCGGTGGTTCAGGAGGGCACAACCGTGACACCGGTGACCAAAGCCAATTACGCCGTTGCCGAAACTGAAGTGATTCTGGCGGATTACGTTCGCAAGATCGCCAAGGGCACCTGCAGCGCTGGCGTGGGTGTGCTCCTCCACCAGCGTGCAGCCATGGATCCAAAGGAGCGCACCATCCTGCGCCCCAATTTCGACACGTTGTATTCCTTTGCGGTGCTTGATCTCGAGAGTCCCGCCACCGTGGTCCTTCCTGAAACGGATCGCTACCAGATTCTCGAAGTGATCGATGAAGAGCATTGGATTCCCCTGATCAGTGACAAACCAGGCCGTTATGAGTTGACCAAGGAGTCAGTTGGTAGTCGCTATGCCTTTGCTTTCGTGCGTACGCAGGTGAATGTGCAGGATCCAGAGGATCTCAAGAAAGCAGCTGCTGCGCAGGATGGGATCAAGCTTGAGCAAGCCAAGAAAGGAGAATTTGTCTCGAAGAAGAAATACGACATGAAGGAGATCCTTGCTTTGCGTGAGGATTACAACAAGCGTCGGGAACCTGAAGGTGTGACGTCAGAGATGGCGTTCGGAAAGAAGGGTGAATTGACAGAGGAATTGCGTAACTTTGGTGTTGCTGTTGGCTGGGGCGGCCTTCCTAAAGAGGGAGCCGTTTATCCCTTCCCCAAAGTGGTCGATTCCACTGAGCCTCACACGCTCACTTTGAAAGATGTTCCCAGTGATCCCCGTGCCTTCTGGTCAGTGACTGTCTATGACCAGAAGGGGTTTGCAACCGGTGAAAGTTATAATATTAACAGTGCGTTTGCCAAAAAGAATGAGAATGGAGAATATGTGATTCACTTGGGTGGAGATAAGAGCCAGGACAATTACCTTGATATCTATCCAGGTTGGAATGTTGCTCTGCGGGTTTACTCGCCGACCGAGGCCTATTTCGATGGAAGTTGGACACCACCTCAGTTTGAGCCTGCAAAGTAA
- a CDS encoding NAD(P)/FAD-dependent oxidoreductase, translated as MARSVDVVVIGGGFAGITAARDLQKRGFNVLVLEARDRLGGRTWSADRNGFHVELGGTWVHWTQPFVWAEKERYGLEVQETPGCVAERVAIKIDGQVQELQEAQLGEFVEGFQRFFAEAKGVWERPYDVHHCWDAVCERDGLTVADRLNALDLTPLQRTSIGGFLEILCMNQPQNGSYVEMMRCWSLTGWNYELFNDTAARYKFTHGTGALVEAMVADGGFDVALNTPVRSVQQSSEGVCVTTESGEQVMAKRAVVTIPLNVLHSVEFEPPLSDVKLEASRLKHVGGGYKVFFEVEGDPGAVMTLSRSTDSPLIGSFTYKRGEQHSVLAGFSLESGALDKSVQEWQVVLEEFIPGVKLLSTFGHDWGADNLSQGSWATYRPGTVARFNDELPRQEGHVFFASGDHAQGWRGFIEGAIASGSRTAVTVAESIK; from the coding sequence ATGGCTCGATCTGTTGATGTGGTTGTGATTGGCGGTGGTTTCGCCGGAATCACAGCAGCCCGTGATCTGCAAAAACGGGGTTTCAATGTGCTCGTCTTGGAAGCGCGTGACCGCTTGGGTGGGCGCACCTGGAGTGCCGATCGCAATGGCTTTCATGTCGAGCTTGGCGGCACCTGGGTGCATTGGACCCAACCCTTCGTATGGGCCGAGAAGGAGCGTTATGGCCTCGAGGTGCAGGAGACTCCAGGCTGTGTTGCCGAGCGGGTGGCGATCAAGATTGACGGCCAGGTTCAGGAGCTGCAGGAGGCGCAGCTGGGTGAATTCGTGGAGGGTTTTCAACGCTTTTTCGCTGAAGCGAAGGGCGTTTGGGAGCGTCCCTACGACGTTCACCACTGCTGGGATGCGGTGTGTGAACGTGATGGCCTGACCGTTGCTGATCGTCTGAACGCACTTGATCTCACGCCCCTGCAGCGCACCAGCATTGGTGGATTTCTGGAGATCCTCTGCATGAATCAACCGCAGAATGGCTCCTATGTGGAGATGATGCGCTGCTGGTCGCTCACCGGTTGGAATTACGAGCTGTTCAACGACACCGCTGCCCGTTACAAGTTCACGCATGGCACGGGTGCTCTGGTGGAGGCGATGGTTGCTGACGGTGGGTTTGATGTGGCGTTGAATACGCCTGTCAGATCCGTTCAGCAATCCAGTGAGGGCGTTTGTGTCACCACAGAGTCGGGGGAACAGGTGATGGCCAAACGCGCCGTGGTGACCATTCCGTTGAATGTGCTGCACAGCGTGGAGTTTGAACCACCTCTTTCTGATGTGAAGTTGGAAGCCTCCCGGCTTAAGCACGTTGGCGGTGGATACAAAGTGTTTTTTGAAGTGGAGGGTGATCCTGGTGCGGTGATGACCTTGTCGCGTTCCACTGATTCACCGCTCATCGGCAGCTTCACCTACAAACGAGGAGAACAGCACTCCGTGCTGGCTGGGTTCAGTCTGGAATCTGGAGCTCTGGACAAGTCGGTTCAGGAGTGGCAAGTGGTGCTGGAGGAATTCATCCCCGGCGTGAAGTTACTGTCCACGTTCGGGCACGACTGGGGTGCAGATAATCTGTCCCAAGGGAGTTGGGCGACCTACCGGCCTGGAACTGTGGCTCGTTTCAATGATGAATTGCCTCGTCAGGAAGGCCATGTCTTCTTTGCCTCTGGCGACCATGCCCAGGGATGGCGCGGATTCATTGAAGGAGCCATTGCCAGTGGCTCCCGCACGGCTGTGACGGTGGCTGAATCAATCAAATAG
- a CDS encoding DUF1254 domain-containing protein gives MIKNFPNSAAAALLGVALIAGGCAQTKAPDASSDAQSDATAKASSPSQVPKPGDCPKPAVEIQSEEVVPVTKANYAAAETQTVMAAYVGKIAKATCSGGVGVLWNDSKAADPKDRTVIRINFDTLYSWLVLDLNSPATITLPETGGRYQSAMVVNDEGYTYVHQDPGEYKLTKEAVGSRYATVAFRTGVNIQDPADVAKAQALQAKLAVKQAQKGTFIQPNQWNKEQMLALRADYNKERNEKGIQSEALYGRKGVVSPEQNNMGVAVGIGGLPKEGAVYLFYTPTSTDPQTLTLKDVPNGDNAFWSLTVYDKEGFPTGEPFNLNSAFAKMNDQGEVVVHFGGDKNQDNYLAIYPGWNATLRIYKPKPAYFDGSWERPELKLAQ, from the coding sequence ATGATTAAAAATTTCCCCAATTCCGCTGCTGCGGCCCTACTTGGTGTCGCTCTGATCGCTGGTGGATGCGCTCAGACCAAAGCTCCCGATGCATCCTCTGATGCACAATCTGATGCAACAGCAAAAGCATCATCTCCATCGCAAGTTCCCAAGCCGGGGGATTGCCCGAAGCCTGCCGTTGAGATCCAAAGTGAAGAGGTTGTGCCCGTTACCAAGGCCAACTACGCCGCAGCAGAAACCCAAACCGTGATGGCCGCTTATGTGGGCAAAATTGCCAAGGCCACCTGCAGTGGAGGTGTTGGGGTGTTGTGGAACGACAGCAAGGCTGCTGATCCCAAGGATCGAACGGTGATCCGGATTAATTTCGATACCCTCTATTCCTGGTTGGTTCTTGATCTCAACAGCCCAGCCACGATCACATTGCCTGAAACGGGTGGTCGTTATCAGAGCGCCATGGTTGTGAATGATGAAGGATATACCTATGTGCATCAAGATCCCGGTGAATACAAGCTCACCAAGGAGGCCGTTGGCAGTCGCTATGCAACGGTGGCCTTCCGTACCGGTGTGAACATTCAGGACCCAGCTGATGTTGCGAAGGCGCAGGCCTTGCAGGCCAAGCTTGCGGTGAAGCAGGCACAAAAAGGGACCTTCATTCAGCCCAACCAATGGAATAAGGAGCAAATGCTTGCCCTGCGCGCCGACTACAACAAGGAGCGCAACGAGAAGGGGATCCAGTCGGAGGCCTTGTATGGGCGGAAGGGAGTCGTTTCTCCTGAGCAGAACAATATGGGAGTCGCCGTTGGCATTGGTGGACTTCCCAAAGAGGGAGCGGTTTACCTCTTCTACACACCCACATCAACGGACCCACAGACACTCACCCTTAAAGATGTTCCCAATGGTGATAATGCCTTCTGGTCGTTGACTGTGTACGACAAGGAGGGCTTCCCCACCGGTGAGCCGTTCAATTTGAACAGTGCCTTTGCGAAAATGAATGACCAAGGTGAGGTTGTTGTTCACTTTGGTGGTGATAAAAACCAAGACAACTATCTTGCAATCTATCCAGGATGGAATGCCACCTTGCGCATCTACAAACCCAAGCCTGCCTATTTCGACGGCAGTTGGGAGCGGCCTGAATTGAAGTTAGCTCAGTAG
- a CDS encoding DUF1254 domain-containing protein, which translates to MTRRLSPVFKGLSTVTLAALLAVGCSSKAGGGNQSLNKGSGDVPKGYTSPIPKALMTPDTVKTSAGTFNFFDGMPDAATAKASFDNLKFIRAYETFLTLMPAASIEMLRAGHASQGVTDHTKVMLMAPLNSNPLFLTGNTDTVYGSTFFNLKNTGPLVIEIPAGLGPGTINDAFFRFVADTGAPGPDKGKGGKYLILGPDDKEPENTDGYFVFRSPSYSNWLILRAFLDDEGKPDQAVANYKKGLRLYPLSQKDDPPAMTFIQGGEGVFNTVHANNFHFFEELDTVIQREPINLLDPELRGLASSIGLEKGKPFAPSAQDRELLEEAVQVGVAYVRADMGKPRNPEVYFYEGKQWFTPFGGGSYEWLIDGGKGGRNLDARNNFFWGYTVNTPAMVLKMVGVGSQYGVVATDSTGAYLDGSKTYKLTVEADVPAKDFWSMVVYDPQTRSELQTDQLLPSKNSKRNQDMVVNADGTTDLYFGPSAPKGMEANWIQTVPGKGWFAVFRLYGPLQPWFDKTWQLNDIEQVK; encoded by the coding sequence ATGACGCGTCGGCTGAGTCCGGTTTTCAAAGGACTCTCCACTGTCACCCTTGCTGCTTTGCTCGCTGTGGGCTGTTCCAGTAAGGCTGGTGGAGGCAATCAGTCTTTGAACAAAGGCAGCGGTGATGTCCCTAAGGGGTATACATCGCCTATTCCGAAGGCGCTGATGACGCCGGATACGGTGAAAACCAGTGCCGGTACGTTCAACTTCTTTGATGGCATGCCCGATGCGGCCACTGCCAAGGCCAGCTTCGACAACCTCAAGTTCATCAGGGCTTATGAGACGTTCCTTACCTTGATGCCCGCGGCCAGCATCGAGATGTTGCGGGCTGGGCATGCTTCTCAGGGAGTGACGGATCACACCAAGGTCATGTTGATGGCCCCACTGAATTCCAACCCCCTCTTTCTCACGGGTAACACCGATACGGTGTATGGGTCCACCTTCTTCAATTTGAAGAATACAGGGCCGTTGGTGATCGAGATTCCGGCAGGTCTTGGTCCTGGCACCATCAATGATGCATTCTTCCGCTTCGTGGCTGATACCGGGGCTCCCGGGCCGGACAAGGGCAAAGGTGGTAAATATCTGATCCTCGGCCCTGACGATAAGGAGCCTGAGAATACCGATGGTTATTTTGTTTTCCGCTCTCCCAGTTACTCCAACTGGTTGATTTTAAGAGCCTTCCTCGATGATGAGGGTAAGCCAGATCAGGCTGTTGCGAACTATAAGAAAGGCCTAAGGCTCTACCCGCTTTCGCAGAAAGATGACCCTCCAGCAATGACCTTTATTCAAGGAGGTGAAGGTGTATTTAATACGGTTCATGCGAATAATTTCCACTTCTTTGAAGAGCTTGACACTGTGATTCAGCGGGAGCCGATCAATCTGCTTGATCCTGAATTAAGAGGTTTGGCGTCATCGATTGGTCTGGAAAAAGGCAAGCCTTTTGCACCCAGCGCACAGGATCGAGAACTCCTGGAGGAGGCGGTACAGGTGGGAGTGGCTTATGTGCGCGCTGACATGGGCAAACCCCGCAACCCCGAGGTTTATTTCTACGAAGGTAAGCAGTGGTTCACACCGTTTGGTGGTGGGAGCTACGAATGGTTGATTGATGGCGGTAAAGGAGGTCGGAATCTCGACGCTCGCAATAATTTCTTCTGGGGATACACCGTCAACACGCCAGCGATGGTGCTGAAGATGGTGGGTGTTGGCTCCCAGTACGGGGTGGTGGCTACAGATTCCACTGGCGCCTATCTCGATGGCAGCAAGACCTACAAATTAACTGTTGAGGCCGATGTTCCGGCGAAGGATTTCTGGTCGATGGTTGTTTATGACCCTCAGACCCGGTCTGAGCTGCAGACCGATCAGCTTCTTCCCAGCAAGAACAGCAAGCGCAATCAAGACATGGTTGTGAATGCTGACGGAACCACTGATCTCTATTTCGGCCCCTCAGCGCCGAAAGGTATGGAAGCGAATTGGATTCAAACGGTTCCTGGTAAGGGCTGGTTCGCTGTCTTCCGTCTCTATGGCCCGCTTCAACCTTGGTTCGACAAAACCTGGCAGCTCAACGACATCGAGCAGGTCAAGTGA